The proteins below are encoded in one region of Canis lupus familiaris isolate Mischka breed German Shepherd chromosome 21, alternate assembly UU_Cfam_GSD_1.0, whole genome shotgun sequence:
- the CSRP3 gene encoding cysteine and glycine-rich protein 3: protein MPNWGGGAKCGACEKTVYHAEEIQCNGRSFHKTCFHCMACRKALDSTTVAAHESEIYCKVCYGRRYGPKGIGYGQGAGCLSTDTGEHLGLQFQQSPKPARSATTSNPSKFTAKFGESEKCPRCGKSVYAAEKVMGGGKPWHKTCFRCAICGKSLESTNVTDKDGELYCKVCYAKNFGPTGIGFGGLTQQVEKKE, encoded by the exons ATGCCAAACTGGGGCGGAGGAGCGAAATGTGGCGCCTGTGAAAAGACAGTCTACCACGCAGAAGAAATCCAGTGCAATGGAAGGAGTTTCCACAAGACCTGCTTCCACTGCA TGGCCTGCAGGAAGGCTCTGGACAGCACCACGGTTGCCGCGCACGAGTCGGAGATCTACTGTAAGGTGTGCTACGGGCGCAGGTACGGCCCCAAGGGGATCGGGTACGGCCAAGGCGCCGGCTGCCTCAGCACGGACACAGGCGAGCATCTGGGCCTCCAGTTCCAACA GTCCCCAAAGCCTGCACGCTCAGCCACCACCAGCAACCCTTCCAAGTTCACTGCGAAGTTTGGAGAGTCGGAGAAGTGCCCCCGATGCGGAAAGTCAGTCTATGCCGCCGAGAAGGTGATGGGAGGCGGTAAG CCTTGGCACAAGACCTGTTTCCGCTGCGCCATCTGCGGGAAGAGTCTAGAGTCCACGAACGTCACTGACAAAGATGGGGAACTTTACTGCAAAG TTTGCTACGCCAAAAATTTTGGCCCTACAGGTATTGGGTTTGGAGGCCTAACACAACAAGTGGAGAAGAAAGAGTGA